In Terriglobus sp. TAA 43, a single window of DNA contains:
- the tatC gene encoding twin-arginine translocase subunit TatC, with amino-acid sequence MSDVIEKAREAVHERAELPGMSLMEHLTELRSRLIHSVVALLIGFCVAYYWHEQLFNIVQRPMDQLHYQLNITHPTDGLNIYLKTALYGGGILAAPYILYQLWLFISPGMYKNEKKFVVPFMAATVLLFFSGAYFGYRWVLPSALHVLIGEFGHRFNAIITIDEYTSFFTAIIFGLGITFELPILIFFLSLFGIVDAKFLVRHARYAILIIFVIAGIICPLPDPLSMCLFAAPMLVLYGLSIGVAYVAHPARRKKKELPAG; translated from the coding sequence ATGTCCGACGTAATCGAAAAAGCACGCGAAGCGGTACACGAACGCGCCGAACTCCCTGGCATGAGCTTGATGGAGCACCTCACTGAGCTGCGCTCCCGCCTCATCCATTCCGTCGTTGCACTGCTGATTGGTTTTTGTGTTGCGTACTACTGGCACGAGCAGCTCTTCAACATCGTGCAGCGGCCAATGGATCAGCTGCACTATCAGCTCAACATCACTCACCCTACTGACGGTCTGAACATTTATCTGAAGACTGCCTTGTACGGTGGTGGCATCCTGGCTGCGCCTTACATCCTGTATCAGCTCTGGCTGTTCATCTCGCCGGGCATGTACAAGAACGAAAAGAAATTTGTGGTGCCGTTCATGGCAGCCACAGTTCTGCTCTTTTTCTCCGGAGCATACTTTGGCTACCGTTGGGTTCTGCCCTCGGCTCTGCACGTTCTCATTGGTGAGTTTGGCCATCGCTTCAACGCCATCATCACAATTGATGAATACACCAGCTTCTTCACGGCCATCATCTTCGGCCTGGGCATCACCTTTGAACTGCCCATCCTGATTTTCTTTCTTTCGCTGTTCGGCATCGTGGACGCCAAGTTTCTGGTGCGGCATGCCCGCTACGCCATCCTGATCATCTTTGTGATTGCGGGCATCATCTGCCCGCTGCCAGACCCGCTCAGCATGTGCCTCTTTGCAGCCCCAATGCTCGTGCTGTATGGACTCAGCATCGGCGTGGCCTACGTTGCACATCCAGCCCGACGCAAGAAGAAGGAACTGCCTGCAGGCTAG
- a CDS encoding carboxypeptidase-like regulatory domain-containing protein, translating to MAQEAGQASMLAKASLVGTVQDGDGALLPGARVEVLSGGVTVVAFADEDGVFHAYGVTPGTYRLHITANGFFADTRTGEILPGEEKDLDSIELRPLGEFATVTVIATEKEVATEQVNLEMKQRVLGVVPNFYVVYDASPAPLSKGQKFHLAWRSTLDPFSFASAAIVAGVEQANNSFSGYGTGPSGYAKRYGASFADGAISTFLGGAILPVVFHQDPRYRYQGTGSVLSRTRHAAASVIFCRNDQNKTVFNYSNVIGNFASAGISNLYYPASDRNGAGLTLQNAAVGTAFGIFGAMMQEFVVPKLTPRLHGRDKR from the coding sequence ATGGCACAGGAAGCCGGACAAGCATCCATGCTTGCCAAGGCGTCTCTCGTGGGCACGGTACAGGACGGAGACGGCGCCCTGTTGCCCGGCGCGCGCGTGGAAGTCCTGTCCGGCGGTGTGACCGTGGTCGCCTTCGCCGACGAAGATGGCGTCTTTCACGCGTACGGCGTCACGCCCGGCACCTATCGACTGCACATCACCGCGAACGGTTTCTTCGCGGACACGCGCACCGGAGAGATTCTTCCCGGCGAAGAGAAGGATCTGGATTCGATTGAGCTGCGTCCCCTTGGTGAGTTCGCGACCGTCACCGTGATCGCGACAGAAAAAGAGGTCGCCACGGAGCAGGTGAACCTCGAGATGAAGCAGCGCGTACTCGGCGTCGTCCCCAATTTCTATGTGGTCTACGATGCGAGCCCGGCTCCTCTCTCCAAGGGACAGAAGTTTCACCTGGCATGGCGTTCCACGCTGGACCCGTTTTCATTTGCAAGTGCGGCCATCGTCGCCGGAGTAGAACAAGCCAACAACAGCTTCAGCGGCTATGGCACAGGCCCCTCCGGCTATGCCAAACGCTATGGTGCATCCTTCGCAGACGGAGCCATCAGCACATTCCTCGGCGGCGCCATTCTTCCGGTCGTCTTTCATCAGGACCCGCGCTATCGCTATCAGGGAACAGGTTCTGTCCTATCCCGCACGCGCCACGCCGCCGCCAGCGTGATCTTCTGCCGCAACGACCAGAACAAGACGGTCTTCAACTACTCCAATGTCATTGGGAACTTCGCCTCTGCAGGCATCAGCAATCTCTACTATCCCGCCAGCGATCGCAACGGAGCAGGACTAACGCTACAGAATGCGGCCGTAGGAACAGCGTTCGGCATCTTCGGCGCAATGATGCAGGAGTTCGTGGTCCCCAAGCTGACGCCGCGTTTGCACGGACGCGACAAACGATGA
- a CDS encoding beta-propeller fold lactonase family protein: MLPFRRAVPLLISGLLLLNGCGTGKFFTPENGNSGGGGNSGGGTNSGNYLFVANAGANTVSGLSISSSGTLSTLNGSPLTYSFPPTAVTVSRDNKYVWVGTVSQIFGYTIGSDGTLSSLNSGNAIANANCADMQTSPDGKWLIVLDGSGNALDLFSIGSDGSLSIGPSGGIGFTVSGTVVPKQLRIAPSGGFVIAAMGTAGELFFSFNSTTGALQYLTQTAPPSFTSDNAIAIDSTSSYLYEARSGTNPGLVVNTITAAGILTPTTSTTYTAGSQPYSVVLDKSGKYVYVANRGDNNISGWSIDANAKLTAISGSPFASGVAVTSLGADSTGKYIAAAAYSGSPDVTLYSFDSTTAGKLNSAATSSTGTNASIVALSY, encoded by the coding sequence ATGCTTCCGTTTCGTCGCGCTGTTCCCTTACTGATATCTGGCCTGTTGCTCCTGAACGGTTGCGGCACCGGCAAATTCTTCACGCCGGAAAACGGTAATTCGGGCGGCGGCGGGAACAGCGGCGGTGGAACGAACTCGGGAAATTATCTTTTCGTTGCGAATGCAGGTGCGAATACGGTCTCGGGCCTTAGCATTTCTTCTTCGGGAACCCTCTCGACGCTCAACGGCTCGCCTCTCACCTACAGCTTTCCGCCCACGGCCGTTACCGTCAGCCGCGACAACAAGTATGTGTGGGTGGGAACCGTCTCACAGATCTTCGGCTATACGATTGGCAGCGACGGCACGTTAAGTTCGTTGAACAGCGGTAACGCCATTGCCAACGCAAACTGTGCGGACATGCAGACCTCGCCGGATGGCAAATGGCTCATCGTGCTCGATGGCAGCGGCAATGCGCTGGATCTGTTCAGCATTGGCAGCGATGGCTCGTTGAGCATCGGACCGAGCGGAGGCATTGGATTCACTGTCTCGGGGACGGTCGTGCCCAAGCAACTCCGCATTGCGCCCTCGGGTGGGTTCGTCATTGCCGCTATGGGCACTGCGGGCGAGTTGTTCTTCAGCTTCAACAGCACCACCGGAGCGCTTCAATACCTGACGCAGACCGCACCGCCCAGTTTCACCAGCGATAATGCCATCGCGATCGACAGTACCAGCAGCTATCTCTACGAAGCACGCAGCGGCACCAATCCGGGCCTCGTGGTGAACACCATCACAGCCGCCGGCATTCTCACGCCGACCACGTCAACGACCTATACCGCCGGGTCACAACCGTACTCCGTAGTACTGGATAAATCCGGCAAGTACGTTTACGTGGCCAATCGCGGCGACAACAACATCTCGGGCTGGTCGATTGACGCAAACGCGAAGCTGACGGCCATCAGCGGATCGCCTTTTGCGTCCGGTGTCGCTGTGACGTCGTTGGGAGCAGATTCCACCGGCAAATACATCGCCGCAGCCGCATACTCTGGGTCACCGGATGTCACACTGTACAGCTTCGACAGCACAACCGCAGGCAAGTTGAATTCGGCCGCAACATCGTCCACCGGCACAAACGCCAGCATCGTCGCGCTCTCGTACTAA
- a CDS encoding twin-arginine translocase TatA/TatE family subunit, protein MPSFQDSVVIFILALILVGPKNLPKLARQLGKLMAEFRRASNEFRMQMEDELRVEEQKEHEAKVAALAGPVSETPSGETIEGAVTESTPIAEAGSLKMMPPSTGLPTEAGSYPTPDFATAEHTEHQEITSEAGISSEEPREEIHELVPADTDADHRHND, encoded by the coding sequence ATGCCCAGCTTTCAGGACTCCGTTGTCATCTTCATTCTGGCCCTCATCTTGGTGGGTCCGAAGAACCTGCCCAAACTGGCGCGCCAGCTTGGCAAACTGATGGCTGAGTTCCGCCGCGCCTCCAACGAATTCCGCATGCAGATGGAAGATGAACTTCGCGTGGAAGAGCAGAAGGAGCACGAGGCAAAGGTGGCCGCGCTCGCTGGCCCTGTCTCTGAGACTCCTTCCGGCGAAACCATTGAAGGTGCTGTCACAGAATCCACGCCCATCGCTGAAGCTGGATCGTTGAAGATGATGCCGCCCTCCACCGGTTTACCCACGGAAGCCGGCAGCTATCCCACGCCGGACTTCGCCACAGCCGAGCATACCGAGCATCAGGAGATCACCTCTGAAGCTGGCATCAGCAGCGAAGAACCTCGCGAAGAAATCCACGAACTTGTTCCGGCCGACACGGATGCCGACCACCGACACAACGACTGA
- a CDS encoding Fur family transcriptional regulator, with the protein MPETLRSFRELCARHGIAVTHQRQVLYETMQSMYGHPSPEEVFEAVKKRIPSISLATVYKNIHLFVESGVFREVSIHHGTLRVEMNDMPHHHMVCSVCRKVTDLPDGDLGTPLLQVAMPAGFLVERVSIDVIGICPDCQARPN; encoded by the coding sequence ATGCCTGAGACTCTCCGATCCTTCCGCGAACTCTGCGCCCGCCACGGGATTGCGGTGACGCATCAGCGGCAGGTGCTGTACGAGACGATGCAGAGCATGTATGGCCACCCGTCGCCGGAAGAAGTCTTTGAGGCGGTGAAGAAGCGTATTCCGTCCATCTCGCTGGCTACCGTGTACAAGAACATCCATCTTTTCGTGGAAAGCGGCGTGTTTCGCGAGGTTTCTATCCACCACGGAACCCTGCGCGTGGAGATGAACGATATGCCGCACCATCACATGGTGTGTTCGGTATGCCGTAAGGTAACGGACCTGCCGGACGGCGATCTCGGGACCCCCCTGTTGCAGGTCGCAATGCCGGCTGGCTTCCTGGTGGAACGCGTTTCTATCGACGTGATCGGCATCTGCCCTGACTGCCAGGCTCGGCCAAACTAA
- the ubiE gene encoding bifunctional demethylmenaquinone methyltransferase/2-methoxy-6-polyprenyl-1,4-benzoquinol methylase UbiE, whose amino-acid sequence MTALQSAKGARPEGATTDEEAAIAVQKMFDEIAPQYDRANHILSMGMDRVWWNSTARFFDATLKQPQSRVLDLCCGTADMTAALLARRPANAESILAVDFSHEMIERGRIKMQGKPVEFIEADALNLPIDDASLDLVVSAFGFRNLADYNAGLREIRRVLKPGGRIGILDFSMPPAPLKQMYRLYFRHVLPRIGGMISGSQDSYAYLPASVERFPAPKDFLRMMEAASFNETRWQPYLFGIAGLWSATAL is encoded by the coding sequence ATGACCGCTCTGCAATCCGCGAAAGGCGCACGTCCCGAAGGCGCAACAACAGACGAAGAAGCAGCCATCGCCGTACAAAAAATGTTCGATGAGATTGCGCCGCAGTACGACCGCGCCAATCACATCCTCAGCATGGGCATGGACCGCGTCTGGTGGAACAGCACCGCACGCTTCTTCGACGCAACACTGAAGCAGCCACAATCGCGCGTGCTCGACCTCTGTTGCGGCACCGCAGATATGACGGCGGCTCTGCTCGCGCGTCGTCCTGCGAACGCAGAATCCATCCTCGCCGTCGACTTCTCGCACGAGATGATCGAACGCGGTCGCATCAAGATGCAGGGCAAACCCGTCGAATTCATCGAGGCCGACGCCCTCAACCTGCCCATTGATGACGCATCGCTCGACCTCGTCGTCAGCGCCTTCGGCTTCCGCAATCTCGCAGACTACAACGCAGGCCTGCGCGAAATCCGTCGCGTCCTCAAGCCCGGCGGCCGCATCGGCATCCTCGACTTCTCCATGCCGCCCGCGCCGCTGAAGCAGATGTACCGTCTCTACTTCCGCCATGTTCTGCCACGCATCGGCGGCATGATCTCCGGCTCGCAGGATTCGTACGCCTATCTTCCCGCCAGCGTAGAGCGTTTTCCCGCACCAAAAGACTTCTTACGCATGATGGAAGCCGCGTCATTCAACGAAACTCGTTGGCAGCCATATCTCTTCGGCATCGCGGGCCTCTGGTCCGCAACCGCCTTGTAA
- a CDS encoding DUF2203 domain-containing protein — protein sequence MRTFTLPEAHTLLPVLDSLLQRAQEAASVATIRENSLAGLSQAIFLSGGLRVDLQEVSRIKAEHTAAVTQAKDTLTEIEAIGVEVHDLASGLLEFPFQLGDEVVMLCWLQGEKNITQWHAAEAGWDERKPLDERFTRGDKLQ from the coding sequence ATGCGTACCTTTACTCTTCCCGAAGCACACACGCTGCTTCCCGTGCTGGATTCTCTGCTGCAACGCGCGCAGGAGGCCGCCTCCGTGGCCACCATTCGCGAAAACTCACTGGCAGGGCTGTCACAGGCCATTTTCCTTTCCGGTGGCTTGCGTGTGGACCTGCAGGAAGTGTCCCGCATCAAGGCCGAACACACCGCCGCCGTTACCCAGGCAAAGGACACGCTGACTGAGATTGAGGCCATTGGTGTGGAGGTCCACGACCTGGCCAGCGGCCTGCTGGAATTTCCATTTCAGCTCGGCGATGAGGTTGTGATGCTGTGCTGGCTGCAGGGTGAAAAGAACATTACCCAGTGGCATGCGGCTGAAGCGGGATGGGATGAGCGCAAACCGTTGGATGAACGCTTCACCCGCGGCGACAAACTGCAGTAA
- the aroB gene encoding 3-dehydroquinate synthase yields the protein MSDIRVEAASASYTVHVDRNILASIAARTAPLAKKISQVFIVTSPEIDLLWAGSVRNGFEALGKQVTTLLIPAGESHKRMTTIERLLEELAQHGADRDTLLVALGGGVLGDLTGFLAAIWMRGVPFIQVPTTLLSQVDSSVGGKTGANLAAGKNLVGAFYHPLAVFADLDTLSTLPPRELHAGLQESVKAGVIRYPKLFAFMEQNAEAIRNGDITVLQRVIEDSIRMKAEVVEEDERESGLRMILNFGHTVGHAIEAATGYKQLLHGEAIGWGMIAAVRLSQSRNLLDEATASRITNLVHAFGPLPPFEAEAQRLVTLTGSDKKKRSGTLSFILPTSIGTVDIVRDVTEAELLAAVESMLAEMRAPETVTA from the coding sequence ATGAGCGATATCCGTGTTGAAGCTGCGTCCGCAAGCTATACCGTCCATGTGGACCGCAACATCCTCGCGTCCATCGCAGCGCGCACAGCGCCTCTCGCAAAGAAGATTTCGCAGGTCTTTATCGTCACCTCGCCGGAGATTGACCTACTTTGGGCCGGGTCCGTCCGCAACGGATTTGAAGCCCTCGGTAAACAGGTAACGACGTTACTCATCCCTGCAGGCGAATCGCACAAACGCATGACCACCATCGAGCGCCTGCTGGAAGAACTGGCGCAGCATGGAGCCGACCGCGACACACTCCTCGTCGCACTTGGCGGCGGCGTCCTCGGCGACCTGACCGGCTTCCTCGCCGCCATCTGGATGCGCGGCGTGCCATTCATTCAGGTGCCTACGACTCTGCTCTCGCAGGTGGACTCCTCCGTGGGTGGCAAGACCGGCGCAAATCTCGCCGCAGGCAAAAACCTCGTAGGCGCGTTCTATCATCCGCTCGCGGTCTTCGCAGACCTCGATACGCTATCGACACTGCCGCCACGCGAACTCCACGCAGGCCTGCAGGAGAGCGTAAAAGCCGGCGTCATCCGCTATCCCAAGCTCTTCGCATTCATGGAGCAGAACGCAGAAGCCATTCGCAACGGCGACATCACGGTACTGCAGCGCGTCATTGAAGACAGCATCCGCATGAAGGCTGAAGTCGTTGAAGAAGACGAGCGCGAAAGCGGCCTGCGCATGATCCTGAACTTTGGCCACACCGTGGGCCACGCCATTGAAGCAGCCACCGGCTACAAGCAATTGCTGCACGGCGAAGCCATCGGATGGGGCATGATCGCCGCTGTCCGCCTCTCTCAATCGCGCAACCTGCTCGATGAAGCCACTGCATCACGCATCACAAATCTGGTGCATGCCTTTGGTCCCCTGCCGCCGTTTGAAGCAGAAGCGCAGCGTCTCGTCACCCTCACCGGTTCTGACAAGAAAAAGCGCAGCGGCACACTCTCCTTCATCCTGCCCACCAGCATCGGCACAGTCGATATTGTGCGCGACGTCACAGAAGCGGAACTCCTCGCCGCCGTGGAATCCATGCTTGCGGAGATGCGCGCACCTGAGACGGTGACTGCATGA
- a CDS encoding SH3 domain-containing protein — translation MSPFSARFACVLALGSTVSLVSGCNHFKPKVLTHYVYVTAKGTFLRDRIAAVSNRTGNVVNGQRLEILEQNRRFYRVKTDNGEIGWIDERAVATEKIADAFEQLQKDHENDAVVATGTVSDDVYLHISPGIQTDRFYRLADGDKLKLLQRASIQKPLPPGQTVESMARAKGIQVKEGEVLKPPMQDWWLVRDTKNHTGWMTSGLLNTDVPEAISRYAEGQRIVGAYIINKVIDPEIEGASKEVPQYVTVTSPYEAGLPYDFNQVRVYSWNLKRHRYETANRDRNILGYFPVKIASDPGTPAHDRLPGTGPAPTYIYTVLAAGAPVPQADTNGQIRVAKGQLVTKTYRLEGNITRRVLPPGTQPPAEAQLQPVEKKEKAGKKRR, via the coding sequence TTGTCTCCATTTTCGGCCCGATTTGCGTGTGTTCTAGCCCTGGGATCTACGGTCTCGCTGGTCTCCGGCTGCAATCATTTCAAGCCGAAGGTGCTGACGCATTACGTCTATGTGACGGCCAAGGGCACTTTCCTCCGCGATCGCATCGCCGCGGTATCGAACCGGACCGGCAACGTGGTCAACGGTCAGCGGCTGGAAATTCTGGAACAAAATCGCCGCTTTTACCGTGTGAAGACGGACAACGGCGAGATTGGCTGGATTGACGAACGCGCCGTCGCCACAGAAAAAATTGCGGACGCCTTCGAGCAGCTCCAGAAAGACCACGAGAACGATGCCGTCGTCGCCACAGGCACGGTCAGCGACGATGTCTATCTGCACATCTCCCCCGGCATTCAGACGGATCGTTTCTACCGTCTTGCCGACGGCGACAAGCTAAAGCTTCTCCAACGCGCTTCCATCCAGAAGCCTCTTCCTCCCGGCCAGACCGTGGAAAGCATGGCTCGCGCCAAGGGCATCCAGGTGAAGGAAGGTGAAGTGCTGAAACCGCCCATGCAGGACTGGTGGCTGGTGCGCGACACGAAGAATCACACTGGCTGGATGACCAGCGGCCTGCTCAACACCGATGTGCCGGAGGCCATCTCGCGTTATGCCGAGGGCCAGCGCATCGTGGGCGCTTACATCATCAACAAGGTGATAGATCCGGAGATTGAGGGCGCCAGCAAAGAGGTCCCGCAGTACGTCACCGTCACCAGCCCATACGAGGCCGGCCTGCCCTACGACTTCAATCAGGTTCGCGTCTACTCGTGGAATTTGAAGCGGCATCGCTACGAAACGGCGAACCGCGATCGAAACATCCTGGGCTATTTCCCCGTAAAGATTGCTTCCGATCCCGGAACTCCAGCGCATGACCGCCTGCCGGGTACGGGCCCCGCCCCCACCTACATCTACACTGTGCTGGCAGCCGGTGCACCCGTGCCGCAGGCCGACACGAATGGCCAGATCCGCGTGGCCAAGGGCCAGCTTGTTACCAAGACATACCGCCTGGAAGGCAACATTACGCGACGCGTCCTTCCTCCAGGCACCCAACCGCCCGCCGAGGCCCAGCTACAACCCGTGGAGAAGAAGGAAAAGGCAGGCAAGAAGCGCCGCTAA
- a CDS encoding alpha-galactosidase — translation MLKQMVSLVLCAVASSSLVAQVAVREDAAKKTWFVSAGTMTYAVGVNDLGMLQSLYWGPKLPANAALPAVKAPPERASFDPQISTMPMEYPAWGEGLFTESALKADFSNGDRTSILKFESAKTSADELEIVLKDTAQPLRVHLYYKAYPEGVIARWSRIENTGKTPVQLEQAASATWTLPQYPETEKSAYSLNWLTGMWGGEWQLHNERIQAGERVLESRKGSTSHRANPWFAIGRTDQTTEDAGPVWFGELGWSGSWRMTVEDTSLHMVKVTGGFNPFDFHATLAAGQSMETPKFYAGYTDGGQGAASRVLHRFQTDEILPLRQGAGQPPKPRAIVYNSWEATEMNFTDQMQMQLAEKAAKLGVERFVIDDGWFGERNDDHRGLGDWYLNKQKFPNGLKPLIDKVHGLGMDFGIWVEPEMVNPNSDLYRKHPEWAMQMPDRQRTEQRNQLLLNLAREDVKEWTFEWLDKLVTENDIAYLKWDYNRNWSEPGWDTAPGTSAAHRDVDAEKAINVKYVQNLYEILDRLRKKHPKLEIESCSGGGGRVDLGILERTDEVWTSDNTDALDRLDLQYGFSHAYTPQVMVAWTTDISHPERRGIPLQYRFVVAMQGALGVGNNLNKFSDADMALSAKLVSFYKTIRTTVQQGAQYRLQSPLDRDETQMQYVSRDGSQAVLLAYLHSQRLRVAYPPVRLKGLDANAMYRVRALDAEKYRGEQTVSGAVLMGAGVTLNMRDDYDSTVVVFERVN, via the coding sequence ATGCTGAAACAGATGGTTTCGTTGGTTCTGTGCGCCGTGGCGAGTTCTTCGTTGGTGGCGCAGGTTGCGGTACGCGAAGACGCCGCGAAGAAGACGTGGTTTGTGAGCGCGGGCACGATGACCTATGCCGTGGGCGTGAACGACCTGGGCATGCTGCAGTCGTTGTACTGGGGCCCGAAACTGCCTGCAAACGCGGCGCTGCCTGCGGTGAAGGCTCCGCCGGAGCGCGCTTCGTTCGATCCACAGATTTCAACCATGCCGATGGAGTATCCAGCGTGGGGCGAGGGCCTGTTCACGGAGTCGGCTCTGAAGGCGGATTTCAGTAATGGCGACCGGACGTCGATCCTGAAGTTTGAATCCGCGAAGACCAGCGCGGATGAGCTGGAGATTGTGCTGAAGGATACAGCGCAGCCGTTGCGCGTTCACCTGTATTACAAGGCGTATCCCGAGGGTGTGATTGCGCGATGGTCGCGCATTGAGAACACGGGTAAGACGCCGGTGCAGTTGGAGCAGGCTGCGAGCGCTACGTGGACGCTGCCGCAGTATCCCGAGACGGAGAAGTCTGCCTACAGTCTGAACTGGCTTACCGGCATGTGGGGCGGTGAGTGGCAGTTGCATAACGAAAGGATCCAGGCGGGCGAGCGTGTGCTGGAGAGCCGGAAGGGAAGCACGTCGCATCGCGCGAATCCCTGGTTTGCGATTGGCCGTACGGACCAGACGACGGAAGATGCGGGGCCGGTTTGGTTTGGGGAACTTGGCTGGAGCGGAAGCTGGCGGATGACGGTGGAAGACACGAGTCTGCACATGGTGAAGGTGACGGGCGGGTTCAATCCGTTTGATTTCCATGCCACGCTGGCTGCGGGACAGTCCATGGAGACGCCGAAGTTTTATGCGGGTTATACCGACGGCGGGCAGGGTGCCGCGTCGCGTGTGCTGCATCGTTTCCAGACGGATGAGATTCTGCCGCTGCGACAGGGTGCGGGACAGCCACCGAAGCCGCGCGCGATTGTCTACAACAGCTGGGAAGCGACGGAGATGAACTTTACCGACCAGATGCAGATGCAACTGGCGGAGAAGGCAGCGAAGCTGGGCGTGGAACGCTTCGTGATTGACGATGGCTGGTTTGGTGAACGCAATGACGATCATCGCGGGCTGGGTGACTGGTATCTGAACAAGCAGAAGTTTCCGAACGGTTTGAAGCCGCTGATTGATAAGGTGCATGGCCTGGGTATGGATTTCGGCATCTGGGTTGAGCCGGAGATGGTGAACCCGAACAGCGATCTGTATCGCAAACATCCTGAGTGGGCGATGCAGATGCCGGATCGTCAGCGTACGGAACAGCGCAATCAACTGCTGCTGAACCTGGCGCGTGAAGACGTGAAGGAGTGGACGTTTGAGTGGCTGGACAAGCTGGTTACTGAGAATGACATTGCGTATCTGAAGTGGGATTACAACCGCAACTGGAGCGAGCCGGGATGGGATACAGCTCCGGGTACGAGTGCTGCGCATCGTGATGTGGATGCGGAGAAGGCCATCAACGTGAAGTATGTGCAGAATCTGTATGAGATTCTGGATCGCCTGCGGAAGAAGCATCCGAAGCTGGAGATTGAATCGTGCAGCGGTGGTGGTGGCCGTGTGGACCTGGGTATTCTGGAGCGCACCGATGAGGTGTGGACCAGCGACAACACCGATGCGTTGGATCGGCTTGATCTGCAGTATGGCTTCAGCCACGCCTATACGCCGCAGGTGATGGTGGCGTGGACAACAGATATTTCGCACCCGGAGCGGCGCGGTATCCCGCTGCAGTATCGCTTTGTTGTTGCGATGCAGGGTGCGCTTGGCGTTGGCAACAATCTGAACAAGTTCAGCGATGCGGATATGGCGCTGAGCGCGAAGCTGGTGTCGTTCTACAAGACGATTCGTACAACGGTGCAACAAGGCGCGCAGTATCGTTTGCAGTCGCCGCTGGATCGCGATGAGACGCAGATGCAGTATGTGTCTCGCGATGGATCGCAGGCTGTGCTGCTGGCGTATCTGCATTCGCAGCGGCTGCGTGTGGCGTATCCGCCGGTGCGTTTGAAGGGACTGGATGCGAATGCCATGTATCGCGTGCGTGCGCTGGATGCGGAGAAGTATCGCGGCGAGCAGACTGTGAGCGGTGCGGTGCTGATGGGCGCGGGCGTCACGCTGAATATGCGTGATGACTACGACTCAACCGTTGTGGTGTTTGAGCGCGTGAATTAA